The Catenuloplanes niger genome includes a window with the following:
- a CDS encoding S9 family peptidase codes for MTAELGGATTLPGPVVPALAVPPPGGPAPMPPGWSPTTCDSWSPSLAPDGGRVVFVSDLSGAPRVWVRDTRTGADPILLPTGDEPVTRVTWSPDGEWIVYVSTPGGAPRAEAWAIRPDGTQNRQIAGFDGTTVLLGDWLPGSSRLTVTETGATACAMVLDVATGARRELCTGEMLYLLDVTADESRALLRRGPRSARWLEVLDVATGKAEPLPLTGGNTDRGWFADGGATVLARTDAHSDLATLVAVTGGEVVELARRPDAELEDFAVTQDRSAVALLWNRYGGVSELALLDLATREQRALPPPAGDVFEGCAFAGDGGLLALVVQSAIQPRTIWLIDPALGEGHALGDDPTAPATPVPGEPSWPVVIAPQLCDLRSGDGLAISGWLYRPDGEHDGPWPTVISLHGGPEWQWRPAHNPLFQALLARGLAVFAPNVRGSTGFGRSFVDADNRAGRYGAIADVAACVEYLVSSGIADPDRIGCIGRSYGGYLTLTALTTFPELFAAGVSECGMSDFASFYERTEPWIAAAAVSKYGHPEHDRELLRDLSPLHRMDRLRAPLLLVHGANDTNVPVYESEQVLEALRGRDDVPHDYLLLPGEGHDFLARTSRQTAIDATAQWLATHLS; via the coding sequence ATGACCGCTGAGCTCGGGGGCGCGACCACGCTGCCCGGACCCGTCGTTCCCGCACTGGCCGTGCCGCCGCCCGGCGGCCCCGCGCCGATGCCACCCGGCTGGTCCCCGACGACCTGTGACAGCTGGTCACCGAGCCTGGCGCCGGACGGCGGCCGGGTGGTGTTCGTCTCCGATCTCAGCGGCGCGCCGCGGGTCTGGGTGCGGGACACCCGGACCGGCGCGGACCCGATACTCCTGCCCACCGGCGACGAACCGGTCACGCGCGTCACCTGGTCGCCGGACGGCGAGTGGATCGTCTACGTGTCGACGCCGGGTGGCGCGCCCCGGGCGGAGGCCTGGGCGATCCGCCCGGACGGCACGCAGAACCGGCAGATCGCCGGCTTCGACGGTACGACCGTGCTGCTCGGCGACTGGCTCCCCGGCTCCTCGCGGCTGACCGTCACGGAGACCGGGGCGACCGCGTGCGCGATGGTGCTGGACGTGGCCACCGGCGCGCGGCGGGAGCTGTGCACCGGCGAGATGCTCTACCTGCTGGACGTGACCGCGGACGAGTCCCGGGCGCTGCTGCGCCGTGGGCCGCGCAGCGCCCGCTGGCTGGAGGTGCTGGACGTCGCGACCGGCAAGGCCGAGCCGCTGCCGCTGACCGGCGGCAACACCGACCGTGGGTGGTTCGCGGACGGCGGGGCGACCGTGCTGGCCCGGACCGACGCGCACTCCGACCTGGCGACGCTGGTCGCGGTGACCGGCGGCGAGGTGGTCGAGCTGGCCCGGCGCCCGGACGCGGAGCTGGAGGACTTCGCGGTCACCCAGGACCGGAGCGCGGTCGCGCTGCTCTGGAACCGGTACGGCGGCGTGAGCGAGCTGGCGCTGCTGGACCTGGCCACGCGCGAGCAGCGGGCGCTGCCGCCGCCGGCCGGGGACGTCTTCGAGGGCTGCGCGTTCGCCGGGGACGGCGGGCTGCTGGCGCTGGTGGTGCAGAGCGCGATCCAGCCCCGGACGATCTGGCTGATCGACCCGGCGCTGGGCGAGGGCCACGCGCTCGGCGACGACCCGACCGCGCCGGCCACCCCGGTGCCGGGCGAGCCGAGCTGGCCGGTGGTGATCGCACCGCAGCTCTGCGACCTGCGCTCCGGCGACGGGCTGGCGATCTCCGGGTGGCTCTACCGGCCCGACGGTGAGCACGACGGGCCGTGGCCGACCGTGATCAGCCTGCACGGCGGGCCGGAGTGGCAGTGGCGGCCGGCGCACAACCCGCTGTTCCAGGCGCTGCTCGCGCGCGGGCTGGCCGTGTTCGCGCCGAACGTGCGCGGGTCGACCGGGTTCGGGCGCAGCTTCGTGGACGCGGACAACCGGGCCGGGCGGTACGGCGCGATCGCGGACGTCGCCGCGTGCGTGGAGTACCTGGTGAGCAGCGGGATCGCGGACCCGGACCGGATCGGGTGCATCGGCCGGTCGTACGGCGGGTACCTCACGCTGACCGCGCTGACCACGTTCCCGGAGCTGTTCGCGGCCGGGGTGAGCGAGTGCGGCATGTCCGACTTCGCGTCGTTCTACGAGCGCACCGAGCCGTGGATCGCGGCCGCCGCGGTCAGCAAGTACGGGCACCCGGAGCACGACCGGGAGCTGCTGCGCGACCTGTCACCGCTGCACCGGATGGACCGGCTGCGCGCGCCGCTGCTGCTGGTGCACGGCGCGAACGACACCAACGTGCCGGTGTACGAGTCCGAGCAGGTGCTGGAGGCGCTGCGCGGGCGCGACGACGTGCCGCACGACTATCTGCTGCTGCCCGGCGAGGGCCACGACTTCCTGGCCCGCACGTCCCGGCAGACCGCGATCGACGCGACGGCACAGTGGCTGGCGACGCACCTCTCATGA
- a CDS encoding phosphotransferase enzyme family protein — translation MRAICRGVHASSWEATAGGDRFTLTRAPARARAALEAGLGALERLAERGLGAGPAERTVHGALTTETAISVLALVRRAEGRPLHPADPVDARWWGDLLGAAHRALDGFDHPGLQHHRSDWHGLDPDAPLLPPATRDAVARAIAAVTRLCVTDRLTYGVLHRDPSAPLFLIDPETGRTGVLGWGPAGTGPLVYDLAAAVLAADGPEVAAELVDAYARAGPVHRDEIEAALPVLIELRRAALAARRPVIRAS, via the coding sequence ATGCGCGCGATCTGCCGCGGGGTGCACGCGAGCAGCTGGGAGGCGACCGCCGGGGGAGACCGGTTCACGCTCACCCGCGCACCGGCCCGCGCCCGCGCCGCGCTGGAGGCCGGCCTGGGCGCGCTGGAGCGGCTGGCCGAGCGCGGCCTCGGCGCCGGGCCGGCCGAGCGCACCGTGCACGGCGCGCTGACCACCGAGACCGCGATCAGCGTGCTGGCGCTGGTCCGCCGCGCCGAGGGCCGGCCGCTGCACCCGGCCGACCCGGTCGACGCGCGCTGGTGGGGCGACCTGCTCGGCGCCGCGCACCGCGCGCTGGACGGCTTCGACCACCCCGGCCTGCAGCACCACCGTTCCGACTGGCACGGGCTGGACCCGGACGCGCCGCTCCTGCCGCCGGCGACCCGGGACGCGGTGGCCCGCGCGATCGCGGCCGTCACCCGTCTGTGTGTCACCGACCGGCTGACCTACGGCGTGCTGCACCGGGACCCGTCCGCGCCGCTGTTCCTGATCGACCCGGAGACCGGCCGGACCGGCGTGCTCGGCTGGGGCCCGGCCGGCACCGGCCCGCTCGTCTACGACCTGGCCGCCGCGGTCCTCGCCGCGGACGGTCCGGAGGTCGCGGCGGAGCTGGTCGACGCGTACGCGCGGGCCGGCCCGGTGCACCGCGACGAGATCGAGGCCGCGCTGCCGGTGCTGATCGAGCTGCGCCGGGCCGCGCTGGCCGCCCGGCGCCCGGTCATCCGCGCCTCATGA
- a CDS encoding Crp/Fnr family transcriptional regulator produces MEVRLPDPGDALTGVEMFAGLEQEVRQRVIAAAVPRTYRKGQILFVENDPGESLIVLKRGAVAVFRTAPTGERAVLTVVRPPDVLGELSLLDGSGRSASAEAIEDCTALALSRAAFMELVHSNPRILDAVMRALGALIRRLTEQNADHVFLDLPGRVAKTLVRLAGESQAPMITIELNQSQLAEMAGGSRQSVNQAIGSFASRGWLRTEGRRIVVTDVAALRRRAGMVDK; encoded by the coding sequence GTGGAGGTTCGCCTGCCGGATCCCGGCGATGCGCTCACGGGCGTCGAGATGTTCGCCGGCCTGGAGCAGGAGGTACGACAGCGGGTGATCGCCGCGGCGGTCCCACGCACGTACCGTAAAGGTCAGATTCTGTTCGTGGAGAACGACCCCGGAGAGTCACTCATAGTGCTCAAGCGGGGCGCCGTCGCGGTCTTCCGGACCGCACCGACCGGCGAGCGGGCCGTGCTGACCGTGGTGCGGCCGCCCGACGTGCTCGGGGAGCTGTCGCTGCTGGACGGCTCCGGGCGTTCCGCCTCCGCGGAGGCGATCGAGGACTGCACCGCACTGGCGCTGTCCCGGGCCGCCTTCATGGAGCTGGTGCATTCCAATCCACGAATCCTGGACGCGGTGATGCGGGCGTTGGGGGCACTGATCCGCCGGCTCACCGAGCAGAACGCGGATCACGTCTTCCTCGACCTGCCCGGTCGGGTGGCGAAGACGCTGGTCCGGCTGGCCGGCGAGAGCCAGGCACCGATGATCACGATCGAGCTCAACCAGAGCCAGCTGGCCGAGATGGCCGGCGGGTCGCGGCAGAGCGTCAACCAGGCGATCGGGTCCTTCGCCAGCCGGGGGTGGCTGCGCACCGAGGGGCGCCGGATCGTGGTGACCGACGTGGCCGCGCTGCGCCGCCGCGCCGGGATGGTCGACAAGTAG
- a CDS encoding AAA family ATPase: protein MSREHPIGPVCLACGRAAAPDDRFCGGCGASLQTSCVHCGRAHQAGVLYCTGCGRPLTDAQPVVQEERRRISVLFIDLVGFTPYTERIDPEQVRIMQNDYFSSVRRIVRQYGGVVEKYIGDAVMVLFGAPVATEADPLRSVRAGLELQRVLPKQGRAQQAGLRFRVGITTGEALVNLTAAHDGGQAIVAGDLVNTASRLQAAAPVDGVLTDDETYQATKNEIEYVAQPTTTLRGRSRPSDVWLAVAPRPPRPAGAEREQTPMVDREHELALLVNALRRTVSSRTPQLVTIFGSAGIGKSRLLRELARHAGRITGEQVCWRVGQCRPFGENVTYAALADIVKSQAGILDTDDEATARQRLGDALAGLTSSEDAQRLADALGPLLGLPGARLTPGESESAWRRFIVRFSSGQATVLVFEDLHWADAPMLRFIESLGAATRRIPLLIVCTARPELRERYPQWTSAMTGTTSISLPPMRESDISTMYSLMFGKAAFTPDLLAPLVELADGNPLYAHEYVRMLVDHGSLRPTGGPGWRLDAHEAPPMPDNVRAVIANRLDLLDPADRAVLQAAAVVGMQFWPGAVATAVGQPVEEVERTLLRLEQRDLVEERGNSSMAGQLEYAFRHVLVRDVCYQRLPRAERVARHERTADWLERVSDGRQTDLAEVLANHRWAAHEIARTLGLDPGPYAAPAREALLRAARRAYSLHALDAAQELVRRASSLLAAPDPAVELFASELAFFRDADAFLDGGGEERLTALAHTLQDSGRLDGAGRAWTLLGSAALSRADRPACLAYLARAIALYEKLPPSEEAALALLEYARVHMIDYETATAIAAAETAAEAANRLGLAEVRASALITSAVAQYLQGEQEGLRRLQKITQHCREQQLTSLRRAIHNLGFAMQEEGDITGSQKLIDEFTPLESASGLTLATAFVDGAARAYFAGDWAAMLRAADDHMRLPTIEWDLHWVAQAGWMGVLREDSPPVEDPVEEAVRTARRSGFHKVLRSTLAHAALCRALQGRSAEAGALLDELAADYGDSRTLAFAEWVFAAAYAAWLLGPARADQIRTLLERSPRRTPWVDAAILTCTGTSAAHRAALTIFDDIGAVSDQALSRAALVRTLRAEGDPTGAAEALAPLTAFSERNSAPGLLRLAEPLP from the coding sequence ATGAGTCGGGAGCACCCCATCGGACCCGTATGCCTCGCCTGTGGACGGGCCGCCGCGCCCGACGACCGATTCTGTGGCGGTTGCGGGGCGAGCCTTCAGACCTCCTGCGTCCACTGCGGGCGGGCACACCAGGCCGGCGTGCTCTACTGCACCGGCTGCGGGCGGCCGCTGACCGACGCGCAGCCGGTCGTGCAGGAGGAGCGCCGGCGGATCAGCGTGCTCTTCATCGACCTGGTCGGGTTCACGCCGTACACCGAGCGGATCGACCCGGAGCAGGTCCGGATCATGCAGAACGACTACTTCAGCTCCGTGCGGCGGATCGTCCGGCAGTACGGCGGCGTGGTGGAGAAGTACATCGGTGACGCGGTCATGGTGCTGTTCGGCGCGCCGGTCGCCACCGAGGCCGACCCGCTGCGCAGCGTGCGCGCCGGGCTGGAGCTGCAGCGGGTGCTGCCGAAGCAGGGCCGCGCCCAGCAGGCCGGCCTGCGCTTCCGGGTCGGCATCACCACCGGCGAGGCGCTGGTCAACCTCACCGCCGCGCACGACGGCGGTCAGGCGATCGTGGCCGGCGACCTGGTCAACACGGCGTCCCGGCTGCAGGCCGCCGCGCCGGTCGACGGCGTGCTCACGGACGACGAGACCTACCAGGCCACCAAGAACGAGATCGAGTACGTGGCGCAGCCGACCACCACGCTGCGCGGCCGCTCCCGGCCCAGCGACGTGTGGCTGGCCGTGGCGCCCCGCCCGCCCCGCCCGGCCGGCGCGGAGCGGGAACAGACCCCGATGGTCGACCGGGAGCACGAGCTGGCGCTGCTGGTCAACGCGCTGCGCCGGACCGTGAGCAGCCGTACCCCGCAGCTCGTGACGATCTTCGGCTCGGCCGGCATCGGCAAGTCCCGGCTGCTGCGCGAGCTGGCCCGGCACGCCGGGCGGATCACCGGCGAGCAGGTGTGCTGGCGGGTCGGCCAGTGCCGGCCGTTCGGTGAGAACGTCACGTACGCCGCGCTCGCCGACATCGTCAAGTCGCAGGCCGGCATCCTGGACACCGACGACGAGGCGACCGCCCGGCAGCGGCTCGGCGACGCGCTGGCCGGCCTGACCAGCTCGGAGGACGCGCAGCGGCTCGCCGACGCGCTCGGCCCGTTGCTCGGCCTGCCCGGCGCCCGGCTCACCCCCGGCGAGTCCGAGTCCGCGTGGCGGCGGTTCATCGTCCGGTTCAGCTCCGGGCAGGCCACCGTGCTGGTCTTCGAGGACCTGCACTGGGCGGACGCGCCGATGTTGCGGTTCATCGAGTCGCTCGGCGCGGCCACCCGGCGCATCCCGCTGCTGATCGTCTGCACCGCCCGCCCCGAGCTGCGCGAGCGGTACCCGCAGTGGACCAGCGCGATGACCGGCACCACGTCGATCTCGCTGCCGCCGATGCGGGAGAGCGACATCAGCACCATGTACTCGCTGATGTTCGGCAAGGCCGCGTTCACCCCCGACCTGCTCGCGCCGCTGGTCGAGCTGGCCGACGGCAACCCGCTCTACGCCCACGAGTACGTGCGGATGCTCGTCGACCACGGCAGCCTCCGGCCGACCGGCGGCCCCGGCTGGCGGCTCGACGCGCACGAGGCACCGCCGATGCCGGACAACGTGCGCGCCGTCATCGCGAACCGCCTCGACCTGCTCGACCCCGCGGACCGGGCCGTGCTCCAGGCCGCGGCCGTGGTCGGCATGCAGTTCTGGCCCGGCGCGGTCGCCACCGCGGTCGGCCAGCCGGTCGAGGAGGTCGAGCGCACGCTGCTCCGGCTCGAACAGCGCGACCTGGTCGAGGAGCGCGGCAACTCGAGCATGGCGGGACAGCTGGAGTACGCGTTCCGGCACGTGCTGGTCCGCGACGTCTGCTACCAGCGGCTCCCCCGCGCCGAACGGGTCGCCCGGCACGAGCGCACCGCGGACTGGCTGGAGCGCGTCTCGGACGGCCGGCAGACCGACCTGGCCGAGGTGCTCGCCAACCACCGGTGGGCCGCCCACGAGATCGCCCGCACGCTCGGGCTCGACCCGGGGCCGTACGCCGCACCCGCCCGGGAGGCACTGCTGCGGGCCGCGCGCCGGGCGTACTCGCTGCACGCGCTGGACGCCGCGCAGGAGCTGGTCCGGCGCGCGAGCTCGCTGCTGGCCGCGCCCGACCCGGCCGTCGAGCTGTTCGCGTCCGAGCTGGCGTTCTTCCGCGACGCGGACGCGTTCCTGGACGGCGGCGGCGAGGAACGGCTCACCGCCCTCGCACACACGCTGCAGGACTCCGGGCGGCTGGACGGCGCCGGGCGCGCCTGGACGCTGCTCGGCAGCGCCGCGCTGTCCCGCGCCGACCGGCCCGCCTGCCTGGCCTATCTCGCCCGGGCGATCGCGCTGTACGAGAAGCTGCCGCCGAGCGAGGAGGCCGCGCTCGCGCTGCTCGAGTACGCCCGCGTCCACATGATCGACTACGAGACCGCGACCGCGATCGCGGCCGCCGAGACCGCGGCCGAGGCGGCGAACCGGCTCGGGCTGGCCGAGGTCCGGGCCAGTGCGTTGATCACCTCGGCGGTCGCGCAGTACCTGCAGGGCGAGCAGGAAGGCCTGCGCCGCCTGCAGAAGATCACCCAGCACTGCCGCGAACAGCAGCTGACCAGCCTCCGGCGGGCGATCCACAACCTGGGCTTCGCCATGCAGGAGGAGGGTGACATCACCGGCTCGCAGAAACTGATCGACGAGTTCACACCGCTCGAGTCGGCCAGCGGGCTCACGCTCGCGACGGCCTTCGTCGACGGTGCGGCCCGCGCGTACTTCGCCGGCGACTGGGCCGCGATGCTGCGCGCCGCCGACGACCACATGCGGCTGCCGACGATCGAGTGGGACCTGCACTGGGTCGCGCAGGCCGGCTGGATGGGCGTGCTCCGCGAGGACTCGCCGCCGGTCGAGGACCCGGTCGAGGAGGCGGTCCGGACCGCGCGGCGCTCCGGCTTCCACAAGGTGCTGCGGTCCACGCTCGCGCACGCGGCGCTCTGCCGCGCGCTCCAGGGCCGCTCCGCGGAGGCCGGCGCGCTGCTCGACGAGCTGGCCGCGGACTACGGCGACTCCCGGACGCTGGCGTTCGCCGAATGGGTGTTCGCGGCCGCCTACGCCGCGTGGCTGCTCGGGCCGGCCCGCGCCGACCAGATCCGCACGCTGCTGGAACGCTCACCGCGCCGCACGCCGTGGGTCGACGCCGCCATCCTCACCTGCACCGGCACATCCGCCGCGCACCGGGCCGCGCTCACCATCTTCGACGACATCGGCGCGGTCAGCGACCAGGCTCTGTCCCGCGCGGCCCTGGTCCGCACGCTGCGCGCCGAGGGGGATCCCACCGGTGCGGCCGAGGCGCTCGCCCCGCTGACCGCGTTCAGCGAGCGCAACAGCGCCCCCGGCCTCCTCCGCCTCGCCGAACCGCTCCCCTGA
- a CDS encoding lysophospholipid acyltransferase family protein, translating into MLYWLLKWVFLGPLLRVVFRPRVEGLANVPATGPVILASNHLSFSDSIFMPLIMRRKVTFVAKAEYFTGKGIKGWFMKAFFAGTGTIPVDRSGGRAARAALDTQLRVLRAGNIAGIYPEGTRSPDGRLYRGKTGVARLALESGAPVVPIAMLNTDDIQPTGKLMWKIRRVRINVGEPLEFSRYAGMAGDRYVERAITDQIMYRIMELSGREYVDVYAAKLKTAPTAAAPSETPAAPAAPPAPEITA; encoded by the coding sequence GTGCTCTACTGGCTGCTCAAATGGGTCTTCCTCGGCCCGCTGCTGCGCGTCGTCTTCCGCCCGCGCGTCGAGGGCCTGGCCAACGTGCCCGCCACCGGTCCGGTCATCCTGGCGAGCAATCACCTCTCCTTCTCCGACTCGATCTTCATGCCGTTGATCATGCGTCGGAAGGTGACGTTCGTCGCCAAGGCTGAGTACTTCACCGGCAAGGGCATCAAGGGCTGGTTCATGAAGGCCTTCTTCGCCGGCACCGGCACCATCCCGGTGGACCGCTCCGGTGGCCGCGCCGCCCGCGCCGCGCTCGACACCCAGCTGCGCGTCCTCCGCGCCGGCAACATCGCCGGCATCTACCCCGAGGGCACCCGCTCCCCGGACGGCCGCCTCTACCGCGGCAAGACCGGCGTGGCCCGGCTGGCCCTGGAGAGCGGTGCCCCGGTCGTCCCGATCGCCATGCTGAACACGGACGACATCCAGCCGACCGGCAAACTGATGTGGAAGATCCGCCGCGTCCGGATCAACGTGGGCGAGCCGCTGGAGTTCTCGCGGTACGCCGGGATGGCCGGCGACCGCTACGTCGAGCGGGCCATCACCGATCAGATCATGTACCGGATCATGGAGCTCAGCGGCCGCGAGTACGTCGACGTCTACGCCGCCAAACTGAAGACCGCGCCCACCGCCGCCGCGCCGTCCGAGACACCCGCGGCACCGGCCGCGCCCCCGGCGCCGGAGATCACCGCCTGA
- a CDS encoding DUF308 domain-containing protein, translating to MSAGGARRGRRDNGLHVAEYAVAGDVDPRVGEHLLDVLAAGGIAAYLQPSADLDPVTRTTNLPSRPTDRLFVDRAHLDLAREYLAKLSAEAGGESITPEEPAGKKEPDVDAEWARIVAGFDTAVDPASTPWPESENVTDKPQERNRRKTDKVNGHDPMAPPPEKRRGLTSATEFSGVTVPREEPSLLDGLDTFGAGLPGDDERYVPPPPPPMPRISTPALLGILGIFAGFMLFVFPSVLPIQRNYAMLIGFGGIIAGFVTLVWRLRTGDDDDTPGDGAVV from the coding sequence ATGTCAGCGGGTGGTGCCCGTCGCGGGCGGCGGGACAACGGACTGCACGTGGCGGAGTACGCCGTCGCGGGCGACGTCGACCCTCGGGTCGGTGAGCACCTGCTGGACGTACTCGCCGCCGGTGGCATCGCCGCCTACCTGCAGCCTTCCGCGGATCTTGATCCGGTGACGCGGACCACGAACCTGCCGTCCCGGCCGACGGACCGGCTGTTCGTGGACCGGGCGCACCTGGACCTCGCGCGGGAGTACCTGGCGAAGCTGTCCGCGGAGGCGGGCGGTGAGTCGATCACGCCGGAGGAGCCGGCCGGGAAGAAGGAACCGGACGTCGACGCGGAGTGGGCGCGGATCGTGGCCGGTTTCGACACGGCCGTGGACCCGGCGTCGACCCCGTGGCCGGAGTCGGAGAACGTCACCGACAAGCCGCAGGAGCGCAACCGCCGCAAGACCGACAAGGTGAACGGCCACGATCCGATGGCGCCGCCGCCGGAGAAGCGGCGCGGGCTGACCTCGGCGACCGAGTTCAGCGGGGTGACGGTGCCGCGGGAGGAACCGTCGCTGCTGGACGGCCTGGACACGTTCGGCGCCGGTCTGCCGGGCGACGACGAGCGGTACGTGCCGCCGCCACCGCCGCCGATGCCGCGGATCTCGACGCCGGCGCTGCTCGGCATACTGGGGATCTTCGCCGGCTTCATGCTGTTCGTGTTCCCGAGCGTGCTGCCGATCCAGCGGAACTACGCGATGCTGATCGGCTTCGGCGGGATCATCGCGGGATTCGTGACGCTGGTCTGGCGGCTGCGGACCGGCGACGACGACGACACCCCGGGCGACGGCGCCGTCGTCTGA
- a CDS encoding alpha,alpha-trehalose-phosphate synthase (UDP-forming): MRQSSLVVVANRLPVDDNIAPDGACEWRRSPGGLVSALHTILEHTTATWVGWSGTAGPAPELPDIGGISMRPVPLTDDDFAHYYEGFANSTLWPLYHDAVEQPTYHRSWWDAYQRVNQHFAEATAEVAAENAVVWVQDYHLQLVPALLREMRPDLLIGFFMHVPFPPPELFMQLPRRAELLRGLLGADLVGFQRAQAAHNFAQLCTKVLGLPATDRRIAVGERFVRTGAFPVSIDVAEMEALSGRPDVQARARQIRTDLGDPKHVLLSVDRLDYTKGIEHRLKAYSELLEDGLVKVRDTVMVQVAVPSRERVEHYAILRDRVEREVGRINGEFGRVGEPAIHYLNQQFDRSELAALYQAADVMVVTPLRDGMNLVAKEYVAARMDGGGVLVLSEFAGAADELDRAFLVNPHDLEGLKRSLIDAIDCPKAERAERMGAMRTHLRDHDIRDWARDYLTALENTGTLADRLTA; this comes from the coding sequence ATGCGTCAAAGCTCGCTCGTGGTGGTGGCCAACCGGCTGCCGGTCGACGACAACATCGCCCCGGACGGGGCCTGCGAGTGGCGGCGAAGTCCGGGCGGGCTGGTCAGTGCGCTGCACACGATCCTCGAGCACACGACCGCGACGTGGGTGGGCTGGTCCGGCACGGCCGGCCCGGCGCCGGAGCTGCCGGACATCGGCGGCATCAGCATGCGCCCGGTCCCGCTCACCGACGACGACTTCGCGCACTACTACGAGGGCTTCGCGAACTCGACGCTCTGGCCGCTCTACCACGACGCGGTCGAGCAGCCGACCTACCACCGCAGCTGGTGGGATGCGTACCAGCGGGTCAACCAGCACTTCGCGGAGGCCACGGCCGAGGTCGCGGCGGAGAACGCGGTGGTCTGGGTCCAGGACTACCACCTGCAGCTGGTGCCGGCGCTGCTCCGCGAGATGCGGCCGGACCTGCTGATCGGGTTCTTCATGCACGTGCCGTTCCCGCCGCCGGAGCTGTTCATGCAGCTGCCGCGCCGGGCGGAGCTGCTGCGCGGGCTGCTCGGCGCGGACCTGGTGGGCTTCCAGCGCGCGCAGGCCGCGCACAACTTCGCGCAGCTCTGCACGAAGGTGCTGGGCCTGCCGGCCACCGACCGGCGGATCGCGGTCGGCGAGCGGTTCGTCCGGACCGGCGCGTTCCCGGTCTCGATCGACGTGGCCGAGATGGAGGCGCTGTCCGGGCGGCCGGACGTGCAGGCCCGGGCCCGGCAGATCCGCACCGATCTCGGCGATCCGAAGCACGTGCTGCTCAGCGTGGACCGGCTGGACTACACGAAGGGCATCGAGCACCGGCTGAAGGCGTACAGCGAACTGCTGGAGGACGGCCTGGTCAAGGTGCGGGACACGGTGATGGTGCAGGTCGCGGTGCCGAGCCGGGAGCGGGTCGAGCACTACGCGATCCTGCGGGACCGGGTGGAGCGCGAGGTCGGCCGGATCAACGGCGAGTTCGGCCGGGTCGGCGAGCCCGCGATCCACTACCTGAACCAGCAGTTCGACCGGTCCGAGCTGGCCGCGCTCTACCAGGCCGCGGACGTGATGGTGGTGACGCCGCTGCGCGACGGGATGAACCTGGTCGCGAAGGAGTACGTGGCCGCCCGGATGGACGGCGGCGGCGTGCTGGTGCTCTCCGAGTTCGCCGGCGCGGCGGACGAGCTGGACCGCGCGTTCCTGGTCAACCCGCACGACCTGGAGGGGCTGAAGCGGTCGTTGATCGACGCGATCGACTGCCCCAAGGCGGAGCGGGCCGAGCGGATGGGCGCGATGCGCACCCACCTGCGCGACCACGACATCCGCGACTGGGCCCGCGACTACCTGACCGCGCTGGAGAACACCGGCACGCTGGCCGACCGGCTGACGGCCTAG
- a CDS encoding alpha/beta hydrolase: MRIDRSADWAAPIPPVRREVLSATPETDDGRPPLLFVPGYGHGAWLFAEHWLEHAAGRGFGAHALSLRGHGRSGDAPGAGLRAYAHDVVQVAASLPRQAVLIGHGAGALVVAHALARYSARAAVLVAPVLGGWGTLGEALRRNPGGTLPALAGARLRVSRRQLFGRELPDDVAREYASRVRFTSRRAQYQLITHRAPEPPAGTPPVLVIGSQHDAIVSPAALNRAAQRFGSTPLLFPGMGHDLMLDTRWREPIDAILDWLEKN, encoded by the coding sequence GTGAGGATCGACCGCTCGGCCGACTGGGCGGCTCCGATCCCGCCGGTGCGGCGCGAGGTGCTCAGCGCCACGCCCGAGACCGACGACGGCCGTCCGCCGCTGCTCTTCGTGCCCGGTTACGGCCACGGTGCCTGGCTCTTCGCGGAGCACTGGCTGGAGCACGCGGCCGGGCGCGGCTTCGGAGCGCACGCGCTCAGCCTGCGCGGGCACGGCCGGTCCGGTGACGCGCCCGGGGCCGGCCTGCGCGCCTACGCCCACGACGTGGTGCAGGTCGCGGCGTCGCTGCCGCGTCAGGCCGTGCTGATCGGGCACGGCGCCGGCGCGCTGGTCGTCGCGCACGCGCTGGCGCGATACTCCGCGCGGGCCGCGGTGCTGGTCGCGCCGGTGCTCGGCGGCTGGGGCACGCTCGGAGAGGCGCTCCGCCGGAACCCGGGCGGCACGCTCCCGGCGCTGGCCGGTGCCCGCCTGCGGGTCAGCCGCCGGCAGCTGTTCGGCCGGGAACTGCCGGACGACGTCGCGCGGGAGTACGCGTCCCGGGTGCGCTTCACCAGCCGCCGCGCGCAGTACCAGCTGATCACGCACCGCGCGCCGGAACCGCCGGCCGGGACGCCGCCGGTACTGGTGATCGGCAGTCAGCACGACGCGATCGTCTCCCCGGCCGCGCTGAACCGGGCCGCCCAGCGGTTCGGCAGCACGCCGCTGCTCTTCCCCGGCATGGGCCACGACCTGATGCTGGACACCCGCTGGCGCGAGCCGATCGACGCGATCCTGGACTGGCTGGAGAAGAACTAG